The Agrobacterium vitis region TGTCCTGTCGCAGTCTTTTCAGCTGGAAGGACTAATCACCGTGATTGATGCCGTTAATGGCGAGAGAGTGCTGGACAGTTACAGCGAAGCTGTCCGGCAGGTGGCGGTGGCCGACAGGCTGGTGATGACCAAGGCGAGCCTCGCTGATGACGGTGCCGTCGCAAGGTTGAAAAGCCGGATTGCCGGGCTTAACCCTCGGGCTGTTGTTGTCGACGCGGAAACATCGGCTGCTGGCGAAGCGGTCATCCTCAACAATGGTCTTTATGATCCGGCGACAAAAATGCCTGACGTGGCGCGGTGGTTGCAGGAAGAGCAGCAAGCGGGTGATCATCGTCACCACGACCACGACTACGACCACGACCACGACCATCATTCCCACCATCACCATGACGATGTCACACGTCACGGTGCCACCATCCGCTCCTTCTCCATCCTGCATGACGATCTGGTCGATCCGGCGGCGCTTCATATGTTCATCGACCTGCTGCGGTCGGCTCATGGCGAAAAAATGCTGCGGATGAAGGCGGTGGTCGGGCTTAAAGACGATCCGGAGCGGCCTGTCGTCATTCATGGTGTGCAATCGATCTTTCATCCGCCACATCGGCTGGCAGCATGGCCAGATCCCTCCGACCGCCGGAGCCGGCTGGTGATGATTACCGATGGGCTGGACGAGGCCTATGTGCGGGATCTGTTCGACGCCTTCACGGGTAAAGTGGCGATCGATCGGCCGGATCGGAAGGCTCTGGAAGACAATCCCCTGGCAGTGCCGGGCATGACCTTCTGATCGGCAGTTATCTCGGACGCTGTTTTATCGGCTGGGCATCTGATCCGGTTTGCTGATCACAAAGCGGTGACCGGTCGCGGATCTCTCGCTGGACAGCAGGATATATCCGTCTTCCCGGCAGAAATGCGGGATATCGATGATCGCCAGCGGATCGGTGGTTTCGACAATGAGCCGGCTACCGACCGCCATTCCAGACAGACGTTTTCGCGATTTCAGCACGGGAAGCGGGCATTTCAGCCCTTTGAGATCCAGAATGTCTTCGGGCTCCGGGGTCAACTCCGGGGTCAACGGGCGGCCCAGAATTTCCAGAAGGGTTTTGCCGCTGGCTCAGAGGCTGCATCCATAGCCACCATGCTGGACTGCGGCGGCGGCGGCGCGACCGGGTTCGGCGCGGGAACCGGGCCGGTGGCCGGGAGGGCGACAGTTGCCGTCTGGGTCGGGTCGATGGTGGGCTGAGCACCAGAACTCATAGGACCAGGACCGGCAGCACCGGAACTCGAAGTGCCAGAGTTCACTGTGCTTGCCGTCTGCGGATCGCTTGGCTCGCCATAGCGACCGGTCTTGGCGGAATTGCCCAGCGATGCGAACAGCGGGGCGGCTGTCGCTGCGGTTTTCCGTGGGCTGATGACCGGATTGGCCGGGTCGGCGACCTCGGACAATTTCAACAGTTTGCCAGCCTTCAACGCCGAGCCTGTCGGAGCATAGGCCAGGTCGCGGCCTTTCTTCAGGTCGGCAACCAAAGCCTTGCGTTCGGCTTCGCTTGGATCGTACCAGACCTTGTCCTCATATTTCTTCATGGCCTTGGCATAGTCGCGGCTATAGGCGGAATTATAGGAGGCAAGCGCCGCAGACAATTGCGGTGGCGTGCTCATCGGTGGGCAGGCACCAGCGGCATTCAGGCTTTTGCCTGCTTCGACCTGCTGGTTGAAGACATATTTCTTGTCGCAAACCCCAACCTGCGGCGGTTGTTTGGTGACTTCAAACTGGTCATAGCCAGCCTTCAGCATCTGCCAGAAGGGCATGTGGGTGCTGTAGCGATGCCGGGCCATGTTTTCTGCGGTCATGCGGAACGGAAAGGCTTGCAATTGCACGGTCTGCTGGCCGCCGCGAAAAGCATCGCGCGCAAAGGCATAGATTTCCAGGATCTGGGCATCCGTCATCGAATAGCAGCCGGATGACGAGCAGGCCCCATGGATCATCAGATTGGTGCCGCTGCGATTGTTGACGGCATCGTATTTGTTGGGAAAGCCGGTATTGATCGCCAGGTAATATTTTGAATAGGGATTGAGATTGGCGGGTGTCAGGGCATAGAAACCCTCCGGCGCCTGCCGGTCGCCTTCCTTCTCTTTCGGTCCCAGTTTCCCGGACCACGCACAGATCTGGTAATCGGCGATTTTCTCGAAACGGCCGTCAGTCTTGGCCTTCCAGATTTCCAGAACGCCTTCTTCCTTGAAAATCCGGATGGCAATCGGCGAATTGCGCTCCATGCCCTTGGCCTTCATGGCGCTCAGAATTTCAGGGGGGAGCGGTTGCTCTACCTTGTTGGACACATTGTCCGGCATCTTCTTTTCACTGACGCTATCCAAGGTGTCGTTGCACCCTGCCAGAAGCAGAGTGGTGGCGATCAGCAGGGCGGCGTTTGAAATGCGCATTGTCGAGCTCAACTGGGTCTCATTGGGGCGAAGGCATTATGTCAGAACAAGGATGCGTGAGCATGTCCTGGTCATGGGACTAAGAAGCACTGATCATCCAGGCGGGACCATATCAAGTCGGAGCCTGTCGATCCAGTCTCGATCCTTGCCCGAATATGGTTTCTAAAGTGTGAATGACTGCCGATTGCCTATGGTGGACACTTCCTGCCTTGCCTGAAACGAAGGTTGGAGTATCCAAAAAGCTTAGAGCGACAGCCCTTGGTTATGACTGTCGCTCTAAGACCTAATTGAAACATTTATGCGGCACATCACCCGCTATATTCTACGGTCATGAAAGGTGCAGCGTTCTCGGCGGTTTACAGGTTGCGGCCGATATCGAGGAATTTCTGGCGCCGCGCCGCGCGCAGTTCCGCGCCGCTTTGGCCAGACATATCCTTCAGTGCCGCCGCGATGGTTTCCCCGGTGCGGTCGATAACCGTTTCGGGATTGCGATGGGCGCCGCCAACCGGCTCGGGAATGATGTCGTCGATAATGCCGAAACCCTTCAGGTCTTCCGCGGTGATCTTCATGTTGGTGGCGGCTTCCTTGGCGCGGGTGCTGTCGCGCCATAGAATCGAGGCCGCACCCTCAGGCGAAATCACCGAATAGATGGCATGTTGCAGCATGTAGACGCGGTTGCCGGTGGCAATAGCGATGGCGCCGCCGGAGCCGCCTTCGCCGATGACGACGGAGATCAAAGGGGCTTTCAGGTTAAGGCACATTTCCGTCGAGCGGGCGATGGCTTCGGCCTGGCCGCGCTCTTCAGCGCCGACGCCCGGATAGGCGCCAGCGGTATCGACCAGCGAAATCACCGGCAGACCGAAACGGTCGGCCATTTCCATGACGCGGATCGCCTTGCGATATCCTTCAGGCCGGGGACTGCCGAAATTGTGCTTCAGACGCGATTTGGTGTCGCTGCCTTTTTCCTGGCCGATAATCGCCACCGGCACACCCCGGAAACGGGCGAGGCCCGCCTGGATGGCTGCGTCCTCGGCAAACTTGCGGTCGCCAGCCAGCGGCGTGAAATCGGTAAACAGGCGCGAGGCGTAATCGACGAAATGCGGACGCTGCGGATGGCGGGCGACCTGGGTTTTCTGCCAGGCATTCAGCTTGGAATAAATCTCTTCCATGGCTTCGCGCACGCGGACTTCCAGACGACCGATCTCTTCCGAGGTGTCGATGCTTTCATCCTCGCTCTTCAGCTTCTTCAACTCGTGAATCTTGCCTTCGAGGTCGGAAATAGGCTTTTCGAAATCGAGATAGTTGATCATCAGGTCCGTTCCGATCCGTTACTCTATCCTGCTTTACGATGTTGGCTGAGCGGCGGCCATCGTAATTTCTGACTATATGCCTGATCTCACCACCCATCCTTGATGGTGTGAAACCGTAAATGTCGTCGCAATGCCTGGCCGCAATGTCTGTCTTGCAAACAATTTGCGTGCCAACCCAAGGGGCTTAGCACATCGCCTAGCCGGGCTTCTAATCGTGGTTTTTCCTATGTTTTGCAAGAGGGTGATGTGTTTCAA contains the following coding sequences:
- a CDS encoding CobW family GTP-binding protein codes for the protein MVALADRIPVSILTGFLGAGKSTLLNRLLKDPAMRDAAVIINEFGEVGIDHLLVEASSDSIVQLSDGCLCCTVRGELIDTLAELVDALQTGRIKSLSRVVIETTGLADPAPVMQSVMGHPVLSQSFQLEGLITVIDAVNGERVLDSYSEAVRQVAVADRLVMTKASLADDGAVARLKSRIAGLNPRAVVVDAETSAAGEAVILNNGLYDPATKMPDVARWLQEEQQAGDHRHHDHDYDHDHDHHSHHHHDDVTRHGATIRSFSILHDDLVDPAALHMFIDLLRSAHGEKMLRMKAVVGLKDDPERPVVIHGVQSIFHPPHRLAAWPDPSDRRSRLVMITDGLDEAYVRDLFDAFTGKVAIDRPDRKALEDNPLAVPGMTF
- a CDS encoding sulfurtransferase TusA family protein yields the protein MTPELTPEPEDILDLKGLKCPLPVLKSRKRLSGMAVGSRLIVETTDPLAIIDIPHFCREDGYILLSSERSATGHRFVISKPDQMPSR
- a CDS encoding L,D-transpeptidase family protein; this translates as MRISNAALLIATTLLLAGCNDTLDSVSEKKMPDNVSNKVEQPLPPEILSAMKAKGMERNSPIAIRIFKEEGVLEIWKAKTDGRFEKIADYQICAWSGKLGPKEKEGDRQAPEGFYALTPANLNPYSKYYLAINTGFPNKYDAVNNRSGTNLMIHGACSSSGCYSMTDAQILEIYAFARDAFRGGQQTVQLQAFPFRMTAENMARHRYSTHMPFWQMLKAGYDQFEVTKQPPQVGVCDKKYVFNQQVEAGKSLNAAGACPPMSTPPQLSAALASYNSAYSRDYAKAMKKYEDKVWYDPSEAERKALVADLKKGRDLAYAPTGSALKAGKLLKLSEVADPANPVISPRKTAATAAPLFASLGNSAKTGRYGEPSDPQTASTVNSGTSSSGAAGPGPMSSGAQPTIDPTQTATVALPATGPVPAPNPVAPPPPQSSMVAMDAASEPAAKPFWKFWAAR
- a CDS encoding acetyl-CoA carboxylase carboxyltransferase subunit alpha codes for the protein MINYLDFEKPISDLEGKIHELKKLKSEDESIDTSEEIGRLEVRVREAMEEIYSKLNAWQKTQVARHPQRPHFVDYASRLFTDFTPLAGDRKFAEDAAIQAGLARFRGVPVAIIGQEKGSDTKSRLKHNFGSPRPEGYRKAIRVMEMADRFGLPVISLVDTAGAYPGVGAEERGQAEAIARSTEMCLNLKAPLISVVIGEGGSGGAIAIATGNRVYMLQHAIYSVISPEGAASILWRDSTRAKEAATNMKITAEDLKGFGIIDDIIPEPVGGAHRNPETVIDRTGETIAAALKDMSGQSGAELRAARRQKFLDIGRNL